One window from the genome of Penaeus monodon isolate SGIC_2016 chromosome 2, NSTDA_Pmon_1, whole genome shotgun sequence encodes:
- the LOC119584476 gene encoding LOW QUALITY PROTEIN: von Willebrand factor A domain-containing protein 7-like (The sequence of the model RefSeq protein was modified relative to this genomic sequence to represent the inferred CDS: inserted 1 base in 1 codon) has translation MPVDYGGEQKHQQKTSRSRRAARTGRPRRQLRSFSKYAELAERTGSQVVESPGDRVEETARIVEGAAKQAVLWKDIGVTSSQRIKVPIDSLISGFEVSLTGXLSSAVLTTPSGSRFDLLTRNNNAGRGYAVVSFTPYLARIRVDMTQRPNDVGEWTLQFNPSDESSVVISAHTPMDIMPTFYTPDTFGNHPSLQRVAGQPSRSSDTYLDVVITGVDTSNLRRVDRAYMKDSTGRELLNLDFPIKSPRRNTYLKFPSRNLQAGRFTVVVTGVDGSGRPFRRESGTQWDLVDSSLGFPLGREVWGSPGDSLRIPVVIANTNADNIAQSTYFVSAYDALGSTVSLTKEYSQRDSITRWYPYVEVVTGK, from the exons ATGCCAGTCGACTACGGCGGG gaacaaaaacatcaacaaaaaaccaGCAGGAGCAGGCGCGCTGCTCGCACGGGCCGCCCTCGACGGCAGCTGCGGAGCTTCTCGAAGTACGCGGAGCTGGCCGAGCGGACCGGCAGCCAGGTGGTCGAGTCCCCCGGCGACCGCGTGGAGGAGACGGCCAGGATCGTGGAAGGAGCCGCGAAGCAG GCAGTTTTGTGGAAGGACATCGGCGTGACGTCATCGCAACGAATCAAGGTTCCCATCGATTCGCTAATCAGTGGCTTCGAGGTGTCTTTGACCG CCCTTTCCTCGGCAGTCCTCACAACACCGTCTG GTTCAAGATTCGACCTACTTACACGAAATAACAACGCTGGCCGTGGCTATGCCGTGGTGTCTTTTACTCCATACCTTGCACGG ATCCGCGTTGACATGACTCAGCGTCCGAATGACGTGGGAGAATGGACCCTGCAGTTCAACCCTTCAGATGAGTCATCGGTTGTTATTTCAGCCCACACACCCATGGACATCATGCCCACCTTTTATACTCCTGATACATTTGGCAATCACCCTTCTTTGCAAAGGGTAGCTGGTCAGCCAAGTAGAA GTTCTGATACCTATCTGGACGTTGTTATCACCGGCGTCGACACCTCAAACCTCCGTCGTGTAGACAGAGCGTACATGAAGGACTCAACGGGAAGGGAGCTCCTCAACCTTGACTTCCCCATCAAGAGTCCCAGGAGGAACACGTATCTAAAGTTTCCTTCCCGAAATCTTCAAGCTGGACGGTTTACGGTGGTTGTCACGGGTGTTGACGGCAGTG GACGTCCCTTCCGACGCGAGAGTGGGACGCAGTGGGACCTAGTAGATTCCTCGTTGGGCTTTCCTTTAGGGCGAGAGGTCTGGGGATCTCCCGGAGACAGCCTCAGGATACCTGTCGTCATTGCGAACACTAATGCTGATAATATCGCACAGAGCACCTACTTTGTTAGTGCTTATGATGCTTTAGGCTCCACCGTGTCATTGACCAAAGAG tatagTCAACGTGATAGCATCACTCGATGGTATCCATATGTTGAGGTTGTCACCGGAAAGTGA